TCCCCCAACGGAATATCTTAATCTTTCGATGaatttatgtttcatttaaagaaattaaagtttttcaaataatcaaCTACTTGAAACTTACtgcaaaaattattcaaaaaaatattatttctccaGGGTGATTCTGGTGGACCGTTGGTGTGTTCAAACACTGGTGACCCAAATGAAGAGCCTGGGAAAGGAGTTCTTATCGGTGTAGTGAGTGGACATCGGTACGGAGCAGGCTCATTCTTTACCCGAGTCTCATCTTACTACAAATACGTTAAAAGGAACAAATCGAATAAATTACACTTCAAATACAgcgttgttataataatagaaacaaCGATTTTGctattttgatttcatttttattaattccagtgttttaaaaatactacagAAAGTAATACTAAAAATCTAAGACACTGCAGAAGCTTAATTAGGCCTATTTCTGACTATCTATGAACCATTGAGTAGCAGAGGCGGAATGTGTTAGGTAAAGAAGAACATCCCATGTCACTGAGTGACTCTACGCCGACTAAAACTCccgaatttatatatttttatggatcTTAAATTTCACGACAATTCCGTCAACTTCTTTCAATTTGAACCTAGTTATgaataaaccaaataaaatcttaatcaGTAAAGTATTTACATCAACCAGTGTATAGgacttaaaattgtattttcgtCGAATAGAACAAGTTTCAtatcgtattaaaataattaatagactTTTAATTAGTGTATGATGTTCTGAAACAGCTCGTGACTTCTGAGTGTTATAAACTCGATACTTCTTTTTATCACTTatgataaaacatttcttaaataaagaggacacaaatattgaatatagcatattaaagaaacaaatattatttaggatAACTAGTGGATTTTCCGGAAAGTAAGTAcagatttttaatgaaattgcaAAACAACAATTCATAtttgaagatatttataaaaatacctatGCCACATTCTGTTACTCATCCTTTTTGTATCTCTCTTGTTACCTTAATATTCTGTCCTTATATGACTTCTCAAATTTTCGGTAATAaagttagatattttttttttctcgatcagagttttaatttttctgttaAGAGAATTTTTGCACTGATAAGAGTAGTTGAAAATTAGGGAGCTTAAGGTCTTAAGAGTATGGATGgagctatataatatatggcagaaaaaataaatgcctTTTCGATTCGCTAATTTTGGACGTATTTGTTCGGTTGCCGTCTCTATCTTATTGGAAAAAAACTTTCCTGAATTTGTGGTCGTATCTCATAAAaagcttataatataatagaagaCTCTCTTATGCATTGTCTAACTGGGCTTTCATGACCTTCAATATTGAAATctcaagttttaaaacaaaaaaacaacttcCGCACCATTCTATCGACTTTAGCACTTTAGCCAGAAACTTAtcttgtttgaaattttaaagccCTTTTTGCTGTTTTGGAAAATGTGAAACATTTAacacagacacacagacacaAACAGAAAAGTTaagatatctttatttttgtgaGTATATGTAAAACtcatttgttttcaataaatccagttttaaaagcttttttagTACCATATATCTAATAACGGCAAGAACTTTATAGATAATCTATTcatagcaaataaaataatacattgtttAAACACATAGCCTTACCAATCTTACAATAAAGCAATTATCccatatattatagttataagatAACCACCTCAGAATACTGACCAAGTTTACCCATTCTTAGGTCTGATTTTTCTTCTTACTAAATATGACTACGATCTTGTAGATATTTCGTAAcatattctttgtatttttttacttaaactttGTAACTTACatatagtgttttttttatcttctacAAAAGGAACGGAGTTTTagcaatttttcatatttcaaaaCTCAGATTTAtgggaaattaatttattagtgtCAGACAAGACTATAGCCACGGGATGTTGACAGTtggtcaaatattttatatctactgATTCTGTCACTGTAACTGTTGATATATTACACATATAGATCATAAatcatatgaaaaatttatttattatatcacaaaCCCAAAACAACagcaaacatattataaaacactgcTAAATTATACTACTCAActtatttattgtatcaaTATAGTCAAGGTGACATTACTTACCTTGGCTGATTTTTGACAAATTccacaaaaattatgaaaatttctgtgttctctttttaaataacatttttcacaCTATTACGCTATGCCATCTTTAGTTTAAGTTTAAAGCAGCTGTCAGTTCTTACAATGTTCgcaaaaaatcatatattctattttttcataaacatatCCTTAGCTTTATCGTTTCAAACGAATACCTCCGATTATGACGACGATTACGTTCCTCGTGTCATCAACGGTTATCCTGCAAAACTAGGTGATGCACCCTATCAGgtatttcagtatttttttcacatttcatATGTCCATGAGtactatgtttttaaaaagaaacaatcTTTTTGGAATAAACTAGCGTAGACTCAGTAACACTTATCTTGATATTGCAAAATAGTTGAAACATAAgcttacatacatacatatacgtatatacatacataagtataaatctatatttcgattatttaaaatcgaaTGTGTactaatatagatttatttaaatttccgaATGTTATCAAATATCTTCTTAAATACATGTAATAACATTTACTACAATCTTTGAATCTGACGTAACTTTTAGGTTGCCTTCAAATCACTGATAAGACGACCCAGACTTTACAATACTTTTTGTGGAGGCGTCATCATGACACCAACAAAATTGCTCTCCGCAGCTCACTGTTTTGTAACCAAGGGCAATTTTTGTCagagattaatatataagggggggtaaattttttacttatcaaAACATCAAATCTGTTAACTATTCAAGGCCTGTTACCTATCTGTTAACTCAATTTCAaactctttatattaaataagtagatttatctattaagataaatattttccagaatattaatatctatgaGGAATAAATATGCTGTAGCAGGTCATTTGAAAAATGTAGATTTTCGCCCCTTTATAGACTCGAACTCCAATGGACAGTGGAGAAGATTGAGAGGAGCTAGCTATCCATCGACTTATAAATTCCCCAGAGATGATATTGCTATTgtggtaataaaatatatttttaagatgtcTATAGAACtcacagttatttttatatctatatattgtttatagttCATACGTTCtccatttaatttcaataacttcGTCAACAATATACCTATTGCAAGTACACTAGTTGACTACGAAGGTAAATGCCTGGCGTCCGGATTTGGACGAATATCCCAAAAGGTCtgtaaaaatgaatatatccATATTTgattctataaattatattaattaaaaattcttacatTGTAAAAAGATTCACCAGGCACCTTAAAAATTAAGAGACGAATTCACTACCTATGTCTCAATGACGATTTCCGATGATTGTATTGTTGTAGAAATCATCGGATAAACTCCTTTTGGCGGAACTAGAACTAATACCTATGAAAGAGTGTGACAGAAGGCATCGACAAAATATGAGAAAATTCGTTTGCACGTCCAGTATAGTGTCGGATGTTGATAAGGTAATGGACGTTATTTCTCAAAGGATcacattattgaaattaaatctcatttaaagaaataataatttatcaatttattacttaGCTGAAAGACTTGCTCTAAtccattttttatcgtttgaAGTTCTGCAACGGATAATAGTTTCAACTTTCTTTAGGGTGATTCTGGTGGACCCTTGGTGTGTACAAACACTGGTGATCCAAACGAAGAGTTAGGGAAAGGAGTTCTTATCGGTATAGTGAGTGGACATCGGTACGGAGCTGGCACATTCTTTACCCGAGTCTCatcttattacaaatatattatggaaACCAACAAATCGAACAGATTGAACTCCAGAATTagcattgttatattaatacaaacaaaaatgttcCTATTTTGATCTCGTTTTTTAATACCGTTAAAAAAAGGAACTCAAATATACGCTAAAACAATATAGGAACTTAAtctagtaaatttttttattaattcgtaCTCAGTTATAATCAAGTCTGATTGTGTCTAATACTGAGATTACTTTGAATCATCTTATGAATCTCCCATTCCGTGAAAATCTAGCAATTTTACTCAATTACGTACAGAGGCAGTTCTCGTACTTACGGCATGTACGGTTGTCGAAATACGCGACGTAAGTcgaaacatgttttttttatatgtttacgtATAAAAGTCGAGGTTCAGGACCCACGCGAActgaaaattgaaaaaaaaatgcatttacaAAAAAGGATAATATCCTTCCCGTCGTagaagtatgtatgtatataaatacatactttattatcaaaactaagtttttaacataattatgtaatatatactataaaatcgCTAGTTACTTTAGTATTGgtgtgtaattaattttaataatatataatgattaaaaaaggTCGTTGATCTCGGTACTAATGAATTCTCCTAGGCCGGAAATCGAAACAAATGACGTATGCATGAGGAATAGTGTCAAAGCATTGTTCGACGTACCTTGAAACGAGGTAAATCGAGACGTCGTAAGTGGAGGACTGTCTGTAATTACCTAATCACAAGTAATCAAAGTTGTAGACGTCCATAATCTACAGTGACCCCTTGCCATCAGGCGGGATGAACGAATCTTTTGGTCGAGTTTGAGAAAATGGTACATACCTATACAGCTGAATCGAGTCCAACGGAACCAACAAATTTTTGAAAGTGgtctatttatagaaaaaagcTTGGATATCTTTTATCTAAGTCGATTAGCATATTGGTctcaatatgttaatttaaaaaaaatagaatatagttaatataacaCCATACTTATTTTAGTAGTACAGTATTCATAACTTCGGAGTAACACTCCTTTGTTTGTAGTGACTCGGTCCACTGTCCTTTCTTGTTATCATTTCTCATTCGTGATTATTCTTTGTTTAAGGAAAtctgaaaaaacatttttctaccattattaataataaaaataaagtaaagcaCTACTCTACAAAATGATACCTACCAACAATACAGAAGTTATAACATGCAGTTTTGACATAATATCTTAAAGACACAAGAGAACCACCACGATCACTGATATCATATTACCACTTAATATATTCGCCTTTAGAAACCTgcaattttagatttaaactCATTAAACTATGAgagattttgttataaatatgtatcattaaagtctttttatatttttactataactaGACGCAGACGattaaacacaaaacaaatttCTACTCTTTAAAGTtatctaaaattatgttaggtagaatttaacacaaaaatttgtcaaaaattGTATACTATGCATGTAACACtttcgttaaaatttaaatataaattttgcaacGGTTTctccatttttaatataagaaatcagCACTAAGAGatgtttattaactttttaacttatttaactctttaattaaacaaaatttcctGATTCATTTCCAAGCTCTTCCGGAGgtattttgacatttattaGTATCTTCTAATGCGTCCTCTGATTCTGTCAttgtaacttatatttttttgtataaaggttttatatgaaatttcttCGCAAAGCTTTTTTCCCGACAAATTATTTGGATAAACTTATTATCATGTTGTTGGgctaattacattaaaatgttgtatatgtttaagttataattttttacaaaacagtatcatttattattgctcttttattatctttgatttaatttacactaaactgtcaattgtataaaataaatgtttacaataattcgtttattgctttttataatttatatttcctcAACTTTATCGTTTCCACCTAACGTGTCTGATGATGACGTGGAGTACGTTCCGCGTGTCGTGAATGGTTATCCGGCAAAACTAGGCGATGTACCCTATCAGGTAATTTAGTACTAGTTTTATAGGATGAAATTTATTTGGGACCCTAATTCATTCACGAGTAACctccatttaaataaaacataattttcggATTTAACTTCTGATTCTGTGACACTTGCATCTAGttttcacacacacacagttttatatatgttcaACGTGGATCTTGActctataataattacaataaaactctatatttcttcaaaatgaattttataccCTTTGCTATCGAATTCAGAGctaattctattaaatttaatatatactttaaaattatcataaatttcaGGTTGCTTTCAAATCAGTAGTTCAACGGCCCAGACTTTGTAAAACCTTTTGTGGAGGTGTCATTATGACACCAACGAAGTTGCTTTCTGCAGCTCATTGTTTTGTGGAGAAGGGCAATATTTGTCAGAGACTATTATATGGCACGGggtaattattgttattaatgaaataacttaAACCAAACTGATTCTCGCACTTGCACTTACAGAAATCAGACTGATGAATAGTTAACTCCACTTGCTCACATAAATGACACGACTCgcatgaataaatttatttacgcaaacataaatttttcagaTCCTTAAGATCATTAATGGACAAGTACGCCGTAGCAggtaatttaagaaatacagATTTTCGCCCCCGTGCGGACTCGAATAATCAAGGACAAtggagaaaattaaaaagagtTGTTTACCCAAAAACCTATAAATTCCCCAAAGATGATATTGCTGTAgtggtaataaaaaaacttttgtaagatctttttaaaatatgtgactagaaaattaagaatattttttattgctttcttaaatgttttacaGTTCCTACGTTCTccgtttatttataacagttaTGTCAACTATGTACCTATTGCAAGGAAATTAGTCGACTACCACGGAGAGTGTCTGGTGTCCGGATTTGGACGCATTTCTCATAAGGTCGGTAACAAGTGCTATTTAAAACACGCAAACTATAAAACctgcaaaattatatatattaataagataagAAACCACCGACTTtagtttcaattataaatttattaataaataggcTTCATCGGATAAACTTCTATTGGcgaatttaaaacttatgcCAATGAAAGTGTGTAACAGAAGGCACCGACAGAATATGAGACGATTCGTTTGCACCTCTAGTCAAGTGACGGATGTTGGAAAGGTAATGGCTgtttttccaaataaaatattcttctacttcaatttatttatataccatcCAAAGAGACAATTTCTCTTAAAATAATCAGTTGGATAATTTTGTGAATTGCATGTTTTTTACTGATGGAACTTTAACATTGGATAccagttttaaatatgtacctatACATTTATAGGGTGATTCTGGTGGACCGTTGGTGTGTGCAAACACTGGTGATCCGAATGAACAGCCTGGGAAAGGAATTCTTGTCGGTATAGTGAGTGGACATCGATACGGATCAGGCTCATTCTTTACCCGAGTCTCatcttattacaaatatatacaacttAGCAAATCAAATAGATTACACTCTAGAATTagcattgttataataatacaaacaataatattgctgttttgatttcgttttttttttatatcagtttcaaaaaaatactagAATATAAGTTAAGACAACATAGGAGCTCAATTTGGCGTGTGTCTGATTATCCGTGACCCACTGATAGTACAGGCCAATCCTGTTATGTAAAGAAGGCAGTCCTATGTTAATGAGTGATGTTACACCAACTAAAACTCCCAAATGTGGGTCTTCTAATGGGTCTTCCGTTCCATGACAAACCAGTCCACCGCCTTCAGCTgcctataaattatttaataatcggTTTATTGACACTAAACAAATACCCAGTTGTAGGTGAGATCAAATCAATATCCTCATAgtataaacaatatacaaataaggttgttgattataatgaaaaattaagaataatataacttaCTGTTGAAGTCAACTTCATAACATCGTACTTGGTGCAATAATACAGATcacaatttcttaataatctGTGCTCGCAACTAATTTTTTCGATAATTGTTAAGGAGACCTTATGTAGTGTCTTTGATTGCGACCAACTCTtaagtaaatgaaacaaaagattattataacagaaatttCCTATAAACAAATGTTACGTTTCTAGAAATCATCTACCGTTGTAGATTTCAAGGCTATCCCTGTACAAAGCCCATCAAAATTTTGGTTCCATTTAGTGTACGgaattttattgacaatatCATTCATTACCCAAGGCGTATCTACTTCctgaaagcaaaaaaaaatatataaattgcccaaatacattattatggtattaaaattagttCTACAACTTACAACTACAGCCAAGTTATACGCAGGGAATCTATAAAACCGCTGGGTATAAAGATGTCCGATAGATCTCCATTGCTGATTTCCATCTGATATCGGTTGCTTCGCGAAAGTAGTCAACAGACCAGCCgctattcttaatttattgaagttaCGTTTTCTTCTGTGACATAAATGATGGAGATCAAAAATTGtccattaatatttcattgaaatatcgTTCCTACCTTTTTCTGTTTGTAAGAAAACAGTGTGTAGATGTAAGCACCCTTCTTTCAGTAATAATACTTCCTGAGCAGAaggctttatatattaacttccATTTATTGTgaagataacaaataaatacctaaggaacaaaaaaaaagatttaaataaatttgaaaatctgcaataatatttgtgtaaataaataaaaaaaattgtaacatgATGTTTGATTTCGCCCAAATCCACTTCCCTGGATCCATGTCCCGATTGTCGTCTTACATACTGGAACAAATAGCATGGAATTTAAACGGCTCATGGCTccctttaatgtaaattacatCAAACAAATGTGATAATACTAAACgcaataatttcttatatgaagaatatatatatgttaaaattataatacctcTAAGGAATTATTTGGTACGACCAAACCTTcagctatatataaaaaacaaaaggttactattaagtaaataatcgtttttaaaaacgttttacTTTAAgggaataaatatttctgcagaattatacaaatttcCAATTCTTTGTTCacataaaattcaatacatttgACAGTGTGATGTCAGATTGTTTCTTAACATCACTCTACAATACATGACATGTTTTATCTGTTtccgtttattaaaaaaaaaagattggcCACTCTAAATATGAAGAATTTATGATCAAAGTTAGTCTTATATCCAGTTTCTATTCATTGATAAATCGTGCAGCTAAAGTTGAATGTGTCGTTTGAGACTGCTACTTGTATTACTGTACTGGTTTTTACTCAGTACCACAGACTGCCTGTGACCGGCCGGTATGGAGGACGCGTTCGCGCTCATCGTTATAACACgtgagtttttattataattaacaatgtgCCTTATTATGTTTGTCATAGagttagtaatattttgtttaaattgttagTATACCGTTGCAACATTATTCATTGAACCGTTTTATGTGCCATTTGTACTTAACAGTGTCTATGAACGATTGTGTAACTTTCACccgttgtattttattgttataagtaaacaaaaactataactTGCTCCACATCTCCTTTGGAGTCTTATAGTTTGACGTAAATATTGTATGCATACGAGAGGTATGTAtcgttataaatttactttggaAGTAAGTATAAGATAACTGTTAGTGTACCAGATAGTACTATAGAAATTTCTTTTGTTCAGCTTAGGAAAACATAGAGTAAATTTTTGCTAGGCATGATATTTTGACCATAAGTATACcctaaaataaagttaaaacacAACTGCTTCAATtctttttaactaataatttaattaattgtatttttatttcgtttcgtAATTGTTGTCTTTTGCAGTAAATGCTCTCAACcaagtaatatatttgtttgtctgtgatatttcattatttccaGCTACATAGCACTTTATATCTCTGTGTCTGTCTATGTAAGTTAATCTCTGAAACGAGTAAGTAAACACCCTTTCCGATTGTGTGTGTCCAGGAGTCTGCTTGGAAAACTTCATCGATAGGGAACCTTGATAAACTTATCATGTATGCCATACAGtatctttttctttaaatagtattaggcaaagaaattttagaaaaagCGCTGTTTATAAGCGCCGCCTATTACCTAGGTccataaagatttttatttgaaagaagaaaattattttattaaatacaaagcaACATTTAATAAGCCTTGTTGCAAGTACACGAAATCTCGTTATACAGCAAACTAGTAATATCTTGTGTTTGTTAGACTTcttgatacattttttattcaacacaCCCACGCCCACAaccacatacatattttaataaattaacgtaATAATGCATAAACAATGCATAAACATTACgtagtttttcatatatttttcacattgtaatgtgtgaaaaaaaaaggCGACACAAAAAACTTGACTTTCTAGAAACagctaacatttaaaatatttacaaagtaaGTCATATCAAAAGAAAATTCCATGAtctaagatatattattatttaataattgccATAATATACTACTCCAGCTTGTTATAGttcttgtttttaatgttcataatAGAAAACTGTATTTTTCTGTTATCATATCCTCTTTCCCTTGGTTTCGATAATTACCAACAATGAACACCAGCAAGAGCCGGTTTATCGTAATAACGATTTCCTAACCAAATAAAACCGTTTTTTTTGTACTGAAAgttgtgtaaaatataacactgaataaaatttatcgctattcatataattaaatattatttttggtgtAATTCACGAATTCATATCTTGATTAGACAAGATAACGTTTGTGCTAAATAAGAAACACTCTAAatgtataattcattttataagttatatggTACTGAGTTATGACTGGTTGTTGATACTGTAAATGTATagatatatacttataaataccttgaaagttgaattatatattttatttatttaaataaatattgttttccgGGACTCTCTTgcattttatcatattacgTATAAcgagtttattataaagatatatgtaAGAGTATTTTGGTAAAGTTTTTGTGTAACGTCTAAAAGATGAATTCTTAGCtttaattggattttttttaaagtaaaagttaAAGTACTAaagttttgtgtaaataatttgtgaaCATTATTTAACTAGTCAATTTCATTATTGGAACgagtggaataaaaaaatacttacagaCACATGCGAGGTGTTAAACattttgagatataaaaataacatacttttattatttcttcttctGTGACGAATATTATATGGGAAAAAATGCTTTACTCTAAGTATCGTATTTAACCAAATCAATaagtagatattaaatatataatgaaatacatatcGTGTTGTAAACGAACGTTTGAAAGACGCTCTGGTATCGTTATTTCCGCACTGATTGGGAACttgcaataattatttagcGTTATTGAATCAGGTTATCACAATGTGAAAATGGATGTAGGCCTCAAAACTTGTATATCGAGACCTAACCTAACaattattacaaagaaaacatttcaaatatattatcacgGATCTCTTAATTGAATTCAATAATCGCTATTAGTTAAAAATGATGTtagttccttttttttttactttaatatgcgaaatacattaatattgtaatttaccCGATAACTTACGAGTCTCATATTGACTCTTAAGCTATGGTTAACTCCATTCtccaatataaaatgaaaacgttCATACTGTTACCTACCTCAATTCCATTATTTAACAGCATTTCTAGAAATGAAATAGGAAAACAGTCAGGCAATGGGAAAGAACTAGAAAgaataagtatttttgtaaattatggaGGAaactatttttctataataaattaaatacaatttcaagAGCgacctatatttttatggcCACACATatcagtaatattataagctAAACGGtgattatagaaaattactttaataataatagtataatatattgcaaTGGATATtaatcaacaaaattaatattaacttgaaGCTTGCATGTGGTCTtcgaagaaatatatttttatgttttcgaTATTTATTCTAGATTGCCTCTACCAGATGTTTCTTAGAATAAAGGTTTTGACGGATCAACAAAGAGACAAGTTTAATACCAAACTGAacgttactttaaaatttttgatccCTAAATTATACTGCGCATAcccgtttaattttaatttaaaaggacCCTACttgttttataagtaattattggTTTATCGTTTTATTAGCTCCCAGTGCGGAAAGTTTTTTAACAGTAGGTACCTAGGTACGACCTAAACGGAAATCAGCGCAATACATTTCATTTGAGAAACTCTTAAAGAATACTATGATTTTCTAATCTATGATATCGGGTTTTCTTGACTAACTAAgcttatttaactaaaattattaaaagttcaaaaaaatttttaaaaatacggCCAAATTGATAACCTCATCTTTTTGAAGTgggttgataaaaatatacgcgCTTATGTAAGTATCACTGATCTCGATATATAACCAACCTACCTACGGAACATTTATGTAGGTTGTATATATCCTTATAAGCGAACAGTTAGCTTACTTACCGAGTATAAGTAGTACTCAAGAGACTTAGCAAGCTATTCCTAGGTAAACACagcatttacatatttattgcgaCAAGAATGGaactcattttaatgaattttaatatctgtgtgtaaaaaaaatatcaataggaatttaaaatattactacagcagtaaaatatttatttgctcaCATTAGCTATAATGATAAGTTCTTCATCAAACAATACTATAACGTAAATTTTGTGAACATCAATGAACAACAATACACTGTCAACGAGGGATTTGACCTTAGGGAGACTGATCACAAAAAGCAAGCCTTGAAAACCAGTTCCGCTGCGAAGCGAAGATCAACAAATTCACCAACATCACTTTGTTAAGGAACACAATGTTATACGTGACttctaaaacaattacaatgaCTAGCTTAGAAAAAGTAACTTTTAATCTGAGCTTAATTTTGAATTGGCTAATAGTGAGTAATGTTTTCATGGTGATTTTCGTTtctaattacataattaacatttttaattgttttactaatatattgcaacaaaatttttattttattttttcaatataatagaaGTTAAGCATACTAAACGACATAAATCATTCATTTCTAAATGGGACGGAATTACGATgcctgaaatatataaatttaagattattt
This genomic window from Danaus plexippus chromosome 14, MEX_DaPlex, whole genome shotgun sequence contains:
- the LOC133319153 gene encoding trypsin I-P1-like, with protein sequence MFTIIRLLLFIIYISSTLSFPPNVSDDDVEYVPRVVNGYPAKLGDVPYQVAFKSVVQRPRLCKTFCGGVIMTPTKLLSAAHCFVEKGNICQRLLYGTGSLRSLMDKYAVAGNLRNTDFRPRADSNNQGQWRKLKRVVYPKTYKFPKDDIAVVFLRSPFIYNSYVNYVPIARKLVDYHGECLVSGFGRISHKASSDKLLLANLKLMPMKVCNRRHRQNMRRFVCTSSQVTDVGKGDSGGPLVCANTGDPNEQPGKGILVGIVSGHRYGSGSFFTRVSSYYKYIQLSKSNRLHSRISIVIIIQTIILLF
- the LOC116769867 gene encoding coagulation factor IX-like, with the translated sequence MLRNNLTSHCQIKTFLKTIIYLIVTFCFLYIAEGLVVPNNSLEYVRRQSGHGSREVDLGEIKHHVFICYLHNKWKLIYKAFCSGSIITERRVLTSTHCFLTNRKRRKRNFNKLRIAAGLLTTFAKQPISDGNQQWRSIGHLYTQRFYRFPAYNLAVVEVDTPWVMNDIVNKIPYTKWNQNFDGLCTGIALKSTTSWSQSKTLHKVSLTIIEKISCEHRLLRNCDLYYCTKYDVMKLTSTAAEGGGLVCHGTEDPLEDPHLGVLVGVTSLINIGLPSLHNRIGLYYQWVTDNQTHAKLSSYVVLTYILVFF
- the LOC133319185 gene encoding trypsin-3-like, yielding MFAKNHIFYFFINISLALSFQTNTSDYDDDYVPRVINGYPAKLGDAPYQVAFKSLIRRPRLYNTFCGGVIMTPTKLLSAAHCFVTKGNFCQRLIYKGGILISMRNKYAVAGHLKNVDFRPFIDSNSNGQWRRLRGASYPSTYKFPRDDIAIVFIRSPFNFNNFVNNIPIASTLVDYEGKCLASGFGRISQKKSSDKLLLAELELIPMKECDRRHRQNMRKFVCTSSIVSDVDKGDSGGPLVCTNTGDPNEELGKGVLIGIVSGHRYGAGTFFTRVSSYYKYIMETNKSNRLNSRISIVILIQTKMFLF